The genomic window ACCATTGCAATCAAGGAAAGCGTGAGTGTTGCTGTGAGTCGGCTAAACACTAAATCGCTAGCTGGCTGTTGATATTGAAGCGACATGCCGAAATCACCTCGAACTAAATCCCCTAGAAAACCCATATATTGAACGAGAAAGGGCTCGTTCAACCCTAATGATTCTCTTAACGCCTCTCGATCAGCAGGTGTTGCATTTTCAGGGAGCATCATAGAAACAGGATCACCGGCAACATAGACAAGACAAAAGATAATAAAGGTTAGAATGAGTAAGCTTGGGATGACTTGTAGTAAAATTTTTTTAAGTAAAGACAATGCATCCACCTCCCTTAATTAAGAATGAGACGACGTAAAACCTCGTAGTCCGAAAAATTCAAATGAAACGATTTGACGCGCCATCTCTTCTGCATTTAGTGTTGCAAGAGAATCTCCTTCACGAAAAAGCCAGCGATCAATTGTTCCAAATACTAAGCTAGCTAGCATAGCGGCTAGAGTATGGTTGCTATACGTTGCAGGAAGCATATGTAATTCTTGCGCTCGTGCGATGTTATTTGCAAATGCTTGCTCAATTGCTTGTAGTGTAGACGCAATTTGGCTACGAATCTTTTCATCACTATCTTGCCCCGTTTTTAGCAGCAATTGCATATAATCCTTATTTGATTCTGCATACGAAAATAATGTTTGCATCAAATCTTTTGAAGAAGTCGTCATATCGTTTAACGATCCGACTTGTTTTCTGTAACCAGAATAAATGACGTTTAATAAATACCGTTCTCCTTCTTTTAAAATGTGTAGAACAATCGCTTCTTTATTCTTAAAATGCCAATAGAACGTACCTTGAGCAACACCAGCTTGTTTAACGATGTCAGATACCTTTGTTTTATGAAATCCCTTTCGTGCAAGCAGTGGCAAGGCTGCGTCCATTAATACTTGTTGATTTTCAGTCGTATGCATTGTTTCTCCTTTCTCTTGATTGACGAGTCAGTCAGTTATCCAATAATCCTAATATATTTAGTCGGATATAAATTGTCAAGTATTTCTTACCGCAGATGTAACGAATCATTTAAACGTATGATCATTTCCATCTTTATAAGAAATAAGATTGATTACGATAACTGATTGTACAGGCGGCTGTTTTTGACGGCCATTCATATGTGAAAAGTTCATCGTATATAAACCACCACCCTCCTTATTCGGCAACACATGAAGTGAGTGCTTTTTTTAATCGCTTAATTCCTTCTAATATATCTTCTTCTTGTAAATGGCCATATCCGAGCACCAGCTCGTTTTGATGCTGACCCTTTTCAATGGAAAAATGTTCTACTATGATGGCGTGAACATGGTGGTTTACCAAGTCATGCGCATGAATTCGGTTTACATTATTAAAGCGAACAACTAAGTGCATACCTGCTGCTTGGCCGATAATGTCGCACTGGGAAAATGTAGCTTGAATGGCCTCTACGAGCACCTTCCTTCTCTTCGCATACAGCTTCTTCATTCGTCTAATATGCTTTTCAAATAAACCCTCTTTTATAAACATTGCTAATGCCACTTGTTCTAACGAAGACGTGTGACGATCTGTAAACCACTTTTGTTTCTTTGCTCGTTCTACTAGATGGTAAGGCAGAACCATATAACCAATACGCAAACTCGGCGATAGAATCTTACTAAAGGTGCCCAAATAGATAACGTGTTCTGTATCAAGTGATTGCATCGCTTGAACAGGTGTGCCTTCATAAATAAATTCAC from Shouchella hunanensis includes these protein-coding regions:
- a CDS encoding TetR/AcrR family transcriptional regulator is translated as MHTTENQQVLMDAALPLLARKGFHKTKVSDIVKQAGVAQGTFYWHFKNKEAIVLHILKEGERYLLNVIYSGYRKQVGSLNDMTTSSKDLMQTLFSYAESNKDYMQLLLKTGQDSDEKIRSQIASTLQAIEQAFANNIARAQELHMLPATYSNHTLAAMLASLVFGTIDRWLFREGDSLATLNAEEMARQIVSFEFFGLRGFTSSHS